A genomic region of Plasmodium falciparum 3D7 genome assembly, chromosome: 11 contains the following coding sequences:
- a CDS encoding ribosome biogenesis regulatory protein, putative, with product MDIDFCSHHLLAYDNSIINDENEIKAKVEQNLPLIFSKINKLQKEKEDEEDIIYSVTNDNIFNMPRYSRIPKEKKKTKWQLFAENKLRMKKNKSGLIYDKVSKGWVRRFQKKQIKLNEQKNNFVHEYKNKEDIYEDPFEKEQEEKDIKKMKQKMRELKNKFDQKGISTEDIKYIQRQKRKRENLIDNLKMAQISSSTFGRKDKKLKKEKKLKLQNDKITNQKYEKRDLKDEVKQNNRLAALVLKSV from the exons atggATATAGACTTTTGTTCCCATCATCTCTTGGCCTATGACAATTCTATAATTAACGACGAAAAtga GATAAAAGCCAAGGTTGAACAAAATCTGCCtcttattttttcaaaaataaataaacttcaaaaagaaaaagaagatgaggaagatattatttattctgTAACAAATGACAATATTTTTAACATGCCCAGGTATTCAAGAATTcctaaagaaaaaaaaaaaacgaaatgGCAATTATTTGCTGAGAATAAAttaagaatgaaaaaaaataaaagtggATTAATTTATGATAAAGTATCCAAAGGATGGGTTAGACGTTTccagaaaaaacaaataaaattaaatgaacagaaaaataattttgtacatgaatataaaaacaaagaaGATATTTATGAAGATCCATTTGAAAAAgaacaagaagaaaaagatatcaaaaaaatgaaacaaaaaaTGAGGGAACTCAAAAATAAATTCGATCAAAAGGGTATTTCTACAGaagatattaaatatattcaaagacaaaaaagaaaaagagaaaatcTTATTGACAACCTTAAAat ggCACAAATTTCTTCCTCAACCTTTGGACGTAAGGATAAAAAATtgaagaaggaaaaaaaattgaaattgcagaatgataaaataacCAACCAGAAGTATGAAAAACGAGATCTTAAAGATGaagtaaaacaaaataatagatTAGCAGCTCTTGTTTTAAAATCGGTATAA